From the Streptomyces sp. KMM 9044 genome, one window contains:
- a CDS encoding DUF3145 domain-containing protein, producing MTTRGVLYVHSAPRALCPHVEWAVAGVLGVRVGLDWIRQPAAPGTWRSEFSWKGQAGTASKLASALRGWQLLRFEVTSEPCPTAEGERYSCTPDLGIFHAVTGIHGDIMIPEDRLRAALVRSQHDGTDLEAEIAKLLGKPWDDELEPFRYAGEGAPVRWLHQVV from the coding sequence GTGACGACACGTGGAGTCCTGTACGTGCACTCCGCGCCGCGCGCGCTGTGCCCGCACGTCGAGTGGGCTGTCGCCGGGGTGCTCGGCGTGCGCGTCGGCCTGGACTGGATCCGACAGCCCGCCGCCCCCGGCACCTGGCGCTCGGAGTTCTCCTGGAAGGGCCAGGCCGGCACCGCGTCCAAGCTTGCCTCCGCGCTGCGCGGCTGGCAGTTGCTGCGCTTCGAGGTCACCTCGGAGCCCTGCCCCACCGCCGAGGGAGAGCGCTACAGCTGCACCCCCGACCTCGGCATCTTCCACGCCGTCACCGGCATCCACGGCGACATCATGATCCCCGAGGACCGGCTGCGCGCCGCCCTGGTCAGGTCCCAGCACGACGGGACCGACCTGGAGGCCGAGATCGCCAAGCTCCTCGGCAAGCCCTGGGACGACGAACTGGAACCCTTCCGCTACGCGGGCGAGGGCGCCCCGGTCCGCTGGCTCCACCAGGTCGTCTGA